A region from the Brachyspira hampsonii genome encodes:
- the secF gene encoding protein translocase subunit SecF — MSEDIKKENNDLTKNKIPFVKIMPIAAVISSILFIASIALFVNKLTTNSFNMGIDFAGGVELKVQINNPEVINIAEIRALYNNFGTETVNIQELEGADNVNAFLLRFRGSNEESDRAMQVLYDKYTQEKVTLIGSNIISGVVSADNLKLAFILIIVSWIIIMIYITIRFNYRYAFPAIITLIHNVVIVFGILLFLNKEFSVLVLSSMLTLIGYTINDIIVVFDRIRENADTKKPFKEIVNISLNNVVGRTVITSISTLLAALAIMIWGGFILYDFAFTFFCGVVIGTYASNFIASGLLILFMKTKKA; from the coding sequence ATGAGCGAAGATATAAAAAAAGAAAATAATGATTTAACAAAAAACAAGATACCGTTTGTTAAAATTATGCCTATAGCTGCTGTGATATCATCTATATTGTTCATAGCTTCTATTGCATTATTTGTCAATAAACTTACAACAAATAGTTTTAATATGGGTATTGATTTTGCCGGCGGTGTTGAATTAAAAGTACAGATAAATAATCCTGAAGTAATTAATATCGCTGAAATAAGAGCTTTATATAATAATTTCGGAACAGAAACTGTTAATATACAGGAGCTTGAAGGGGCAGACAATGTAAACGCTTTCCTTCTAAGATTCAGAGGTTCTAATGAAGAATCTGACAGAGCTATGCAGGTACTTTATGATAAATACACTCAGGAAAAAGTTACGCTTATAGGAAGCAATATCATAAGCGGTGTAGTATCTGCTGATAATTTAAAATTAGCATTTATTTTGATAATTGTATCTTGGATTATCATAATGATATACATTACTATAAGATTCAATTACAGATATGCTTTCCCTGCTATAATTACACTTATACATAATGTTGTTATAGTATTTGGTATACTTCTTTTTCTAAATAAAGAGTTTTCTGTATTAGTTCTCTCATCAATGCTCACTTTAATAGGATACACTATTAACGACATCATAGTAGTATTTGACAGAATAAGAGAAAATGCCGACACTAAAAAACCATTTAAAGAGATTGTTAATATAAGTTTGAACAATGTTGTGGGAAGAACAGTAATAACTAGTATTTCTACACTTCTTGCTGCATTAGCAATAATGATATGGGGAGGCTTCATACTTTATGATTTTGCATTCACATTCTTTTGCGGTGTTGTTATAGGTACTTATGCTAGTAACTTTATAGCAAGCGGTCTTTTAATATTATTTATGAAAACTAAAAAAGCATAA
- the secD gene encoding protein translocase subunit SecD, which produces MSHNLRLAFIIIGLGVMAWFITPTVRWYFFTSEDKKEESNMSLDEMIAKGYTKEQIDDVQSLKRLRSESVNMGLDLQGGIRIVLQADFEEYANRLDRTVSSLTAEEKNDAMERLISRLRGRIDQFGVSEVGIRKQGEDRVVVELPGARDPDRIKSVVLSQGALTFNLVDEQATAALTTNDMLMGVFTNTAKVPEYGKQLYFYSEKDDFGRRIRGAPVIVNKEPSLEGSALINAQVGGGQFGEVTVEFELNAEGSTQFAEVTAQNKNRMLAIVLDDKVISAPNINDEIRGGRGVITGRFTLEEAQDLARILKEGALPLNVSIVEEEVVGQSIGADSVKAGATALLMAAVLVAVFMIAVYRVSGILATIAMIVNVVLIIAVLSPLRFTLTLPGIAGLILTIGMAVDANVIIFERIKDELKIKSSVADAIISGYDRAFATIFDSNITTIIVALILWIFGSGPVQGFAITLFFGILINLFTAVFITRYIYEEIIRTKIVKKAGFFFI; this is translated from the coding sequence ATGAGTCATAATTTAAGACTAGCATTTATCATTATAGGACTTGGTGTAATGGCTTGGTTTATTACTCCTACAGTAAGATGGTATTTTTTCACATCTGAAGATAAAAAAGAAGAAAGTAATATGTCTTTAGATGAAATGATAGCTAAAGGCTACACTAAAGAACAGATAGATGATGTTCAATCCCTTAAACGTTTAAGAAGCGAATCTGTAAATATGGGTTTGGACTTACAGGGCGGTATAAGAATCGTTCTTCAGGCTGATTTTGAAGAGTATGCTAACAGACTTGACAGAACAGTATCATCTCTTACAGCTGAAGAGAAAAATGATGCTATGGAAAGACTTATATCAAGACTTAGAGGCAGAATAGATCAATTCGGAGTAAGTGAAGTAGGAATAAGAAAACAGGGTGAGGACAGAGTAGTTGTTGAACTTCCGGGAGCAAGAGACCCTGACAGGATAAAAAGCGTAGTATTAAGTCAGGGGGCTTTAACTTTTAATTTGGTTGATGAACAGGCTACAGCTGCTTTAACTACTAATGATATGCTTATGGGTGTATTTACTAATACTGCTAAAGTTCCAGAATATGGAAAACAGCTTTATTTCTACAGTGAAAAAGATGATTTCGGAAGAAGAATCAGAGGTGCACCTGTTATTGTTAATAAAGAGCCTTCATTAGAAGGAAGTGCTTTAATAAATGCTCAAGTAGGCGGAGGTCAGTTTGGAGAGGTTACTGTAGAATTTGAACTTAATGCAGAAGGCTCAACTCAATTCGCTGAAGTTACTGCACAAAATAAAAACAGAATGCTTGCTATAGTATTAGATGATAAAGTTATAAGTGCTCCTAATATTAATGATGAAATAAGAGGCGGAAGAGGAGTTATTACAGGAAGATTTACTTTGGAAGAAGCTCAGGACTTAGCTAGAATATTAAAAGAAGGTGCTTTGCCGCTTAATGTAAGTATAGTAGAAGAAGAGGTTGTAGGACAGTCCATAGGTGCTGACTCAGTTAAAGCCGGAGCTACTGCTTTGCTTATGGCTGCTGTTTTAGTTGCCGTATTTATGATAGCTGTATACAGAGTATCAGGAATTTTAGCAACTATTGCAATGATTGTGAATGTTGTACTCATTATAGCAGTATTATCTCCGCTAAGATTTACTTTGACATTGCCTGGTATAGCCGGACTTATTCTTACTATAGGTATGGCAGTTGATGCCAATGTTATTATATTTGAGCGTATAAAAGATGAGTTAAAAATAAAATCTAGTGTTGCTGATGCTATTATATCAGGTTATGACAGAGCATTCGCCACAATATTTGACTCTAACATTACTACTATAATTGTAGCTTTAATACTTTGGATATTCGGAAGCGGTCCTGTACAAGGTTTTGCTATTACTTTGTTCTTCGGTATTTTGATAAACCTATTCACAGCTGTATTTATTACAAGATATATCTATGAAGAGATTATAAGAACTAAAATAGTAAAGAAAGCAGGATTCTTCTTTATTTAA
- the yajC gene encoding preprotein translocase subunit YajC yields MFTATLYAQGAQGQPGGSPLVSIGMMVVIFAIFYFLLIRPQKQQQKKLAQSIAELKKGDKVIIAGGIIAEYVSDKEGGRVAIVKVGENTKMEIVKSSISAVVTEEMLNPPKKEEKKKEDKKAIEDKNQIKEDLEKAQAEDKKE; encoded by the coding sequence ATGTTCACAGCTACATTATATGCACAAGGAGCTCAAGGTCAGCCAGGAGGAAGTCCATTAGTATCTATAGGTATGATGGTTGTAATCTTTGCTATATTTTATTTTTTATTAATAAGACCGCAAAAACAGCAGCAGAAAAAATTAGCACAAAGTATAGCTGAATTAAAAAAAGGAGATAAAGTAATAATAGCAGGCGGAATAATCGCTGAATATGTTTCTGATAAAGAAGGCGGAAGAGTTGCAATAGTTAAAGTAGGTGAAAACACTAAAATGGAAATTGTTAAATCTTCTATATCAGCAGTGGTTACAGAAGAAATGTTAAACCCTCCTAAAAAAGAAGAAAAGAAAAAAGAGGATAAAAAAGCTATAGAAGATAAAAATCAAATAAAAGAAGATTTAGAAAAAGCTCAGGCAGAAGATAAAAAAGAATAA
- a CDS encoding DUF6506 family protein, with the protein MKFAYLIMDKIFDSKKDKASIHNGVSQIIGVSNIEEACEIAKELQSEGIDCIELCGGFREEGARKIIEATENKIAVGFVIHLEEQNDIYKKLFGK; encoded by the coding sequence ATGAAATTTGCCTATTTAATAATGGATAAAATTTTTGACAGCAAAAAAGATAAAGCATCTATACATAATGGAGTTTCACAAATTATTGGAGTTTCAAATATAGAAGAAGCCTGTGAAATAGCCAAAGAATTACAATCAGAAGGTATTGACTGTATAGAGCTATGCGGAGGATTTAGAGAAGAAGGAGCTAGAAAAATAATAGAAGCTACAGAAAATAAAATTGCAGTTGGATTTGTAATACATTTAGAAGAGCAGAATGATATATATAAAAAACTTTTTGGTAAATGA